The proteins below come from a single Candidatus Planktophila dulcis genomic window:
- a CDS encoding cell division protein SepF, which translates to MSALNKMMGFLGLVDSDEETTVSEAPARTAVARPSRERTGVTVLGSHSSATQPAMIEEPASYNIITLQPRSYSEARKVGEYYREGNPVIINLDDMEESERKRLVDFSSGLVFGLHGRIERISLKVFLLSPANVSVSNEDKTAAQASFFNQS; encoded by the coding sequence ATGTCAGCACTCAATAAAATGATGGGCTTCCTTGGCCTCGTCGATTCAGATGAAGAGACCACAGTTTCAGAAGCCCCAGCTCGAACTGCAGTCGCACGTCCAAGTCGCGAACGCACCGGAGTAACAGTCCTTGGTTCACATTCATCAGCAACACAACCTGCGATGATCGAAGAACCAGCTTCTTACAACATCATCACTTTGCAACCACGTTCTTACTCTGAGGCTCGCAAAGTTGGTGAGTACTACCGCGAAGGCAATCCAGTGATCATCAATCTCGATGACATGGAAGAGTCAGAGCGCAAGCGCCTCGTTGATTTTTCAAGCGGTCTTGTCTTTGGTCTGCACGGACGCATCGAACGCATCAGTCTTAAGGTTTTCTTGCTCTCACCAGCAAATGTTTCTGTGAGCAATGAAGATAAGACAGCTGCTCAGGCAAGCTTCTTCAACCAGAGCTGA